GCAAGGTGCTGGCGCGCTGACCGCCAAAATCGACGTGATTTTGGGCAAGCTTTCCTGAGCGAAAAGATCGTGACTGGCCTTCGGGTGCGGTGATCGGAAGGGCAGGGCGGAGACGCCTTGCCCTTTTTTATTGCTCGCAGCGGAATTTTATTCCGCACTGCAGCGTGCCTTGCCGTTCCGGCTTTTGTATAGTGGCCCAAACATGCCGAAAAGGCGCCGATAAGCTCTCGTTTGCACGCGACGAAGCAAAATGTCAGGGATAGGGGACTGTATGAGGCTGGGCGGGAGTGGAGGCGGGCTAGTGGCTTTGCTTTGGGGGGGGCTGGCGCTGGCGGCGGCAGGACTCAAACCACTGGTGATCGGCGTGGAGCGCTTCGATCATTCGCCGCATTTCGACGGTTCGCACGGCGATTATCGTGGTTTCGCGCGCGAACTGTTGGATCTGTTCGGCAAGAGCCGCGGGTATGCCATCCAGTATCGCGCCTTGCCCATTCCCGATCTCTACCAGGCGTTTTTCGTCTCACACGACGTCGACGCCAAGTTTCCCGACAACCCGTCCTGGATGCCGGCACGGCGCAAACCGTTCCATGTCAGTTATTCGGCCGGCGTGATCGACTTCACGGAAGGGGTGATGTTGCGGTCGGCGGCGCTCGGCAAGGAGGTGTCGACGTTGCGCCGACTCGGTACGATCCAGGGCTTCGACCCGGTGCCATACCGGCAGAAGATCCAGACCGGCCAGATGACAGTGAGCCGCTTCGGCGACGTCGACTCAATGCTGCAGGCCGCCGTGAAGGGCGAAATCGATGGAGCGTACCTGAATGTCGCTGTCGCCGCCTACCGCTTGCGTCAGGCCGGTCAAGCCGATGCCTTGCAGTTCAACCCGGAGTGGCCACATGCGGTCGGCAGCTACGCCTTGTCGAGCGTCACTCGTCCAGACGTCATCCGCGATTTCGACGCCTTCCTGCATGGCGAAAAGGCAGCGATCGATCAGCTCAGAAAAAAACACGGCATCGTCTTCCTGCCGCCGGTCTCGGCGTCGCCAGGGTTGGCCGAGCCTGCGCAGAGGCGCGCGCTGACGTCGCGCCCCTACCTGACGCTGTGTCACGACCATCTGCCTCCGTACGCAGTCGGGCACGGGCGCTGGATTGGCGATGGTTCCAAGTTCCGTGCCACACGCCGAGTTTTTCGGGAGGCCGGGCTGCAGCTGCGCGTACTGCAGCTGCCCTGGGCGCGCTGCCTGTCCGAGGCGGCACTAGGCAGGGTGGACGGTGTGCTGCCGACGTTCCGGACGTCCGAGCGCGAACAGAAGTTCGTGTTCAGCGAACCGGTGGTGCAGCAGGAAATGGCGTTCTTCTACACACGAAAGCATTACCCGAATGGGCTCAGCTGGAAGAATTACAGCGAGCTGCGCGGTGCACGGCTTGGCATGCTGCTCGGCGGCAGCGTCGACACGCAGATGGAGCGCACTTTGGCCGACGGGGGCGTGGTGAATCGGGTGGTCGACGCCGAGACGCTGATGCGCTTGCTGGCGCTCGGCCGGCTCGACCTGGTTGCGCTCGATCGGCAGGCCGGCCTATACGAATTGCAGCGCCTCGGGCTCGGCAAG
This DNA window, taken from Crenobacter cavernae, encodes the following:
- a CDS encoding substrate-binding periplasmic protein encodes the protein MALLWGGLALAAAGLKPLVIGVERFDHSPHFDGSHGDYRGFARELLDLFGKSRGYAIQYRALPIPDLYQAFFVSHDVDAKFPDNPSWMPARRKPFHVSYSAGVIDFTEGVMLRSAALGKEVSTLRRLGTIQGFDPVPYRQKIQTGQMTVSRFGDVDSMLQAAVKGEIDGAYLNVAVAAYRLRQAGQADALQFNPEWPHAVGSYALSSVTRPDVIRDFDAFLHGEKAAIDQLRKKHGIVFLPPVSASPGLAEPAQRRALTSRPYLTLCHDHLPPYAVGHGRWIGDGSKFRATRRVFREAGLQLRVLQLPWARCLSEAALGRVDGVLPTFRTSEREQKFVFSEPVVQQEMAFFYTRKHYPNGLSWKNYSELRGARLGMLLGGSVDTQMERTLADGGVVNRVVDAETLMRLLALGRLDLVALDRQAGLYELQRLGLGKRLTASEKLVSVRPAAIALSRESGAAQLMPRINAAIARLRAQGRLAGD